A genomic segment from Propionibacteriaceae bacterium ZF39 encodes:
- a CDS encoding DUF6112 family protein, whose translation MIDIDPNSSGLPGIEQLRTIVGAVMTIGLILAVLALIVSAIVWAYGSNSSNPHLAGRGKLGVLISCGAAVVCGAAVTLVNFFWNVGQSV comes from the coding sequence GTGATCGACATCGACCCCAACAGCTCCGGACTGCCCGGCATCGAACAGCTCCGCACCATCGTCGGCGCCGTGATGACCATCGGCCTCATCCTGGCCGTGCTCGCCCTGATCGTCTCCGCGATCGTGTGGGCCTACGGCTCCAACAGCTCGAACCCGCATCTGGCGGGCAGGGGGAAGCTGGGCGTCCTCATCTCCTGCGGTGCCGCGGTGGTCTGCGGTGCGGCAGTGACGCTCGTCAACTTCTTCTGGAACGTGGGCCAGTCGGTGTAG
- a CDS encoding DUF6112 family protein, which yields MGVFPDFDGLGGIGDLKQVIGALLTIVLLVAVLMVVVSAICWALGASHGNHSLASKGRVGVLVGVGAAALAGAGVAWVNWLIALGNQL from the coding sequence ATGGGCGTCTTCCCCGACTTCGATGGACTCGGCGGCATCGGCGATCTGAAACAGGTCATCGGAGCCTTGCTGACGATCGTGCTGCTGGTCGCCGTGCTCATGGTCGTCGTCTCGGCGATCTGCTGGGCGCTGGGCGCCTCGCACGGCAACCACTCCCTCGCGTCCAAGGGCAGAGTCGGCGTGCTGGTCGGCGTCGGCGCAGCCGCCCTCGCCGGTGCCGGGGTCGCATGGGTGAACTGGCTCATCGCCCTCGGCAACCAGCTTTGA
- a CDS encoding ImmA/IrrE family metallo-endopeptidase, whose protein sequence is MSGDDWRQAMEFAARFRSRSFNNTLLIWAQHLEAYEQGRVPTPTPTWVAGFQDWKKMGRWAEAGGGYEIRSPVRVRFATATPKDPASWRRLMKGEKPRPGEVVQRRVVNVVPAHVWDVSRTHGAELPELPSPKLLEGEAPAGLWEGLATQVESLGYEVLRMPDSDAIRGANGMTDYETRQVLVRTDMDPAAQVKTLAHELGHVRLHGPNQEEARQHRGIGEVEAESVALMIAAAHGMDTSDYTIPYVAGWAANVDGKDPVQVIRDTGEKVRRTATEVLGELDTIQLGNGNPVSLRIDAPERAGHEHSEPERAPDRTPLPERELRRVQAVPGRGL, encoded by the coding sequence GTGTCCGGTGACGACTGGCGGCAGGCGATGGAGTTCGCCGCGCGGTTCCGGTCCCGCTCGTTCAACAACACACTGCTGATCTGGGCTCAGCACCTCGAAGCATACGAGCAAGGCCGAGTGCCCACGCCGACGCCGACGTGGGTGGCCGGGTTTCAGGACTGGAAGAAGATGGGCCGCTGGGCCGAGGCCGGCGGCGGCTATGAGATTCGCAGCCCGGTGCGGGTGAGGTTCGCGACGGCGACACCGAAGGACCCGGCTTCGTGGCGACGTCTGATGAAGGGCGAGAAGCCGCGTCCAGGCGAAGTCGTGCAACGGCGGGTCGTCAACGTAGTGCCGGCCCATGTCTGGGATGTTTCCCGGACTCACGGCGCCGAACTGCCGGAACTGCCGAGCCCGAAGCTCCTAGAAGGCGAAGCACCCGCCGGACTGTGGGAAGGACTGGCCACCCAGGTCGAGTCGCTGGGCTACGAGGTGCTGCGGATGCCGGACAGTGACGCGATCCGAGGCGCGAACGGCATGACCGACTACGAGACCCGGCAAGTGCTCGTGCGCACCGACATGGACCCGGCCGCGCAGGTGAAAACACTCGCACACGAGCTGGGTCACGTCCGCCTGCACGGGCCGAACCAGGAGGAGGCCCGCCAGCATCGCGGGATCGGCGAGGTCGAGGCCGAGTCGGTGGCGCTGATGATCGCCGCCGCGCACGGCATGGACACCAGCGACTACACGATCCCGTATGTGGCCGGGTGGGCGGCGAACGTGGACGGCAAGGACCCGGTACAGGTGATTCGCGATACCGGCGAGAAGGTCCGGCGCACCGCCACCGAGGTCCTGGGCGAGCTGGACACGATCCAGCTCGGCAACGGCAACCCGGTGTCACTGCGGATCGACGCCCCCGAACGTGCCGGACACGAACACTCGGAACCCGAGCGGGCACCGGATCGAACACCGCTGCCCGAACGCGAGCTGCGGAGAGTGCAGGCGGTGCCGGGGCGGGGGCTGTGA
- a CDS encoding M23 family metallopeptidase, producing MAKKLLILGLAFVLFGPASILLAIGVLMNPAAASCVVPGGSVTVANVPDSLTVTTRDGTTFTLNKTQLTHAATIITIGGGIEGVGRPGITIALMAALTESTLRMLANTSAYPESGNYPNDGNGSDHDSLGLFQMRPQSGWGTVAELMDPQYQARAFFGGPTGPNYPSPRGLLDIPGWQQMDPGEAAQAVEVSAYPDRYRNYEPVAEAILAALTGGRGEAGPASVVLAAGPVAQSARVVFPLPEGTWVLTSEFGPRIHPITGEPSFHTGTDFAAPDGTPILAAADGTVTVAEFSGGYGGLIVIEHQIDGQTVATAYAHMWEHGIHVSRGDRVVAGQHIGDVGSSGNSTGPHLHFEVRPGGTSGEAVDAAKWLNDHNAADLPEASVGSPNGCDTTGSTPGDPAPLDGDPDQMVDDPTSDGQITARMAHLMAQAHAAFPDTSWACYSPRPGTRSEHPLGRACDITFGNRIGTHPTPVQLEDGWRVTNWMKDHAESLGIEYLIWQGKIWSLSRDAEGWRPYNGGGMHDPADVTGGHYDHLHVTVKVN from the coding sequence ATGGCGAAGAAGCTCCTCATTCTTGGGCTCGCGTTCGTGCTGTTCGGGCCGGCCAGCATCCTGCTCGCCATCGGCGTACTGATGAACCCGGCGGCGGCGAGCTGCGTCGTCCCGGGCGGCAGCGTCACTGTGGCGAATGTCCCCGACTCGCTGACCGTCACCACCCGAGACGGCACCACCTTCACGCTCAACAAGACCCAGCTCACGCACGCGGCCACTATCATCACGATCGGCGGCGGGATCGAGGGCGTGGGCCGGCCCGGAATCACGATCGCGCTGATGGCTGCACTCACCGAGAGCACTCTGCGGATGCTGGCGAACACGAGCGCGTACCCCGAGAGCGGAAACTACCCGAATGACGGCAACGGCTCGGATCACGACTCACTCGGCTTGTTTCAGATGCGGCCGCAGTCGGGTTGGGGCACCGTCGCGGAACTGATGGACCCGCAGTATCAGGCGCGGGCGTTCTTCGGCGGCCCGACCGGCCCGAACTACCCGAGCCCGCGCGGTCTGCTGGACATTCCGGGCTGGCAGCAGATGGACCCCGGCGAGGCCGCGCAAGCCGTCGAGGTGTCGGCCTACCCGGATCGCTATCGCAACTACGAGCCGGTCGCTGAAGCCATCCTCGCCGCCCTCACCGGCGGCAGAGGCGAAGCCGGCCCAGCGAGCGTTGTGCTCGCCGCGGGGCCGGTGGCGCAGTCCGCTCGCGTGGTGTTCCCGCTCCCCGAGGGGACATGGGTGCTCACCAGCGAGTTCGGGCCGCGTATCCACCCGATCACGGGTGAGCCCTCGTTCCACACCGGCACGGACTTCGCCGCCCCTGATGGCACTCCAATCCTCGCTGCCGCGGACGGGACCGTGACGGTCGCGGAGTTCAGCGGCGGGTATGGCGGGCTGATCGTCATCGAGCATCAGATCGACGGCCAGACCGTCGCGACCGCCTACGCCCATATGTGGGAGCACGGCATCCATGTCTCGCGCGGTGATCGAGTGGTCGCCGGTCAGCACATCGGCGATGTCGGCAGCTCCGGCAACTCAACGGGGCCGCATCTGCACTTCGAGGTCAGGCCCGGCGGTACGAGCGGCGAGGCGGTCGACGCAGCCAAGTGGCTCAACGACCACAACGCGGCAGACCTGCCCGAAGCCAGCGTGGGCAGCCCGAACGGATGCGACACCACGGGCAGCACGCCGGGCGATCCCGCACCGCTGGACGGTGACCCCGACCAGATGGTCGATGACCCCACCAGCGACGGGCAGATCACCGCGCGGATGGCGCACCTCATGGCTCAGGCCCACGCCGCGTTCCCCGACACCTCCTGGGCCTGTTACTCGCCCCGGCCTGGCACGAGGTCGGAGCATCCGCTGGGCAGGGCCTGTGACATCACCTTTGGGAACCGGATCGGCACGCACCCGACACCTGTGCAGCTCGAGGACGGCTGGCGGGTCACGAACTGGATGAAGGACCACGCCGAATCTCTCGGCATCGAGTACCTGATCTGGCAGGGCAAAATCTGGTCGCTGTCCCGCGATGCCGAAGGCTGGCGCCCCTACAACGGCGGCGGCATGCACGACCCCGCCGACGTGACCGGCGGGCACTACGACCACCTGCACGTGACCGTCAAGGTAAACTAG
- a CDS encoding bifunctional DNA primase/polymerase, which produces MVAPGALATVFEQLNGLSLPDAARELARAGVPVFPCAPGEKTPLVPSGFPQATDDLRRVQGWWRWQPTANIGIPTGAASGLVVVDIDVHGANGYASYARAARAGLIPEPLATVTTPTGGRHAYFPADPAQEQRSWAVGKAGVDCRGDGGYIIAPSSVRMLDGARIPYRVEQVAAGLVKPVDAVRLRNFLAPAPPRRPMPENRRVAGREDADRLAAWLARQVKGDRNYKLFWAACRLAEGNVPVSDALDALVRAEQPDFGEREITRTVYSAYRSVGDATKHRERPAPSSRAAVGFTRHAAQRPASRSRGLA; this is translated from the coding sequence ATGGTCGCCCCCGGAGCACTCGCCACCGTCTTTGAGCAGCTCAACGGTCTGTCGTTGCCGGATGCGGCACGCGAACTGGCGCGGGCTGGGGTGCCAGTCTTTCCCTGCGCGCCAGGTGAGAAGACGCCGCTCGTGCCTTCGGGTTTCCCGCAGGCGACGGATGATCTGCGGCGGGTGCAGGGCTGGTGGCGATGGCAACCAACTGCGAACATCGGCATCCCCACCGGCGCCGCGTCGGGGCTGGTCGTGGTCGACATCGATGTGCACGGTGCGAACGGGTACGCCTCCTACGCGCGTGCCGCTCGCGCGGGCCTGATCCCTGAGCCGCTAGCGACAGTGACCACGCCGACCGGCGGGCGGCACGCCTACTTCCCAGCCGACCCAGCCCAAGAGCAACGGTCGTGGGCGGTCGGCAAGGCCGGCGTCGACTGCCGCGGTGACGGCGGCTACATCATCGCTCCATCCTCGGTGCGCATGCTCGACGGCGCACGCATCCCGTACCGAGTCGAGCAGGTCGCCGCGGGCCTGGTGAAGCCGGTGGATGCTGTGCGGCTACGGAACTTCCTCGCCCCTGCACCGCCGCGCCGTCCTATGCCCGAGAACCGCAGAGTCGCTGGGCGGGAGGACGCGGACCGGCTCGCTGCGTGGTTGGCGCGTCAGGTGAAGGGCGATCGCAACTACAAGCTGTTCTGGGCCGCGTGCCGCCTGGCCGAAGGCAACGTTCCCGTCTCCGATGCCCTGGATGCGCTGGTCCGAGCGGAGCAGCCGGACTTCGGCGAGCGGGAAATCACGCGAACCGTCTACAGCGCCTATCGCAGCGTCGGCGACGCCACCAAACACCGGGAGCGCCCCGCTCCGTCCAGCCGGGCGGCCGTTGGGTTCACCCGTCATGCGGCGCAACGGCCGGCATCCAGATCGAGAGGGCTGGCATGA
- a CDS encoding site-specific integrase, which yields MDFEDGNRAGSVTALRAGNVALLRPAEQVFDDMLTGWSAQQVSRMLNPKTIGARLSQVRRFAVFCGSLPWEWSPADVEEWTTELVSGDKPCSHGTIRSYQNAVALFCDYLTDRRYGWIERCEELFGTHPVQVCHEWNTAIHTSDHEARPAVRPLSREEVQAFFDYADDRADHARTRGKKGWKSVFRDATLFKMIYAFGLRRREVGMLDLHDFTRNPTATEFGRYGVCNVRWGKASKGSPPRRRAVLAVFDWTRPVIEEYVTDVLPLFDTAGAGMLWPTERQSRITGSYVGMRFAEYRDDLGFDAALHPHCLRHSYVTHLIEDGFDPLFVQQQVGHRWGSTTALYTGVSGDYRNRTLRRALDAAFTPPTATEEGSR from the coding sequence GTGGACTTCGAGGACGGGAACCGCGCCGGATCGGTGACGGCGTTGCGGGCGGGCAACGTGGCGTTGCTGCGTCCGGCGGAGCAGGTCTTCGATGACATGCTCACGGGCTGGTCGGCGCAGCAGGTCTCACGGATGCTGAACCCCAAGACGATCGGGGCGCGCTTGTCGCAGGTGCGCCGGTTCGCCGTGTTCTGCGGGAGCTTGCCGTGGGAGTGGTCGCCCGCCGATGTCGAGGAGTGGACGACCGAGCTGGTCTCCGGCGACAAGCCGTGCTCGCACGGCACGATCCGCTCGTATCAGAACGCGGTCGCGTTGTTCTGCGACTACCTGACCGACCGCCGCTACGGCTGGATCGAGCGATGCGAGGAACTGTTCGGCACTCATCCGGTGCAGGTCTGCCATGAGTGGAACACCGCGATCCACACCAGCGATCACGAGGCACGCCCGGCGGTCCGGCCACTGTCGCGGGAAGAGGTACAAGCCTTCTTCGACTACGCCGACGATCGCGCCGACCATGCTCGCACGCGCGGAAAGAAGGGCTGGAAGTCGGTGTTCCGCGACGCGACCCTGTTCAAGATGATCTACGCCTTCGGGCTGCGCCGCCGCGAGGTCGGGATGCTGGACCTGCATGACTTCACCCGCAACCCGACCGCGACCGAGTTCGGCCGGTACGGGGTCTGCAACGTCCGCTGGGGCAAGGCCAGCAAAGGCTCCCCGCCCCGTCGGCGGGCGGTGCTGGCGGTGTTCGACTGGACCCGCCCAGTGATCGAGGAATACGTCACCGACGTGCTGCCGCTGTTCGACACGGCAGGCGCCGGGATGCTGTGGCCGACCGAACGACAATCCAGGATCACGGGCAGCTACGTCGGGATGAGGTTCGCCGAGTACCGCGACGACCTCGGCTTCGACGCCGCGCTGCACCCGCACTGTCTGCGGCACTCGTATGTGACCCATCTGATCGAGGACGGCTTCGACCCGCTGTTCGTGCAGCAGCAGGTCGGGCACCGGTGGGGATCGACCACAGCCCTCTACACCGGCGTCTCGGGCGACTACCGCAACCGCACCCTGCGCCGCGCCCTGGACGCCGCGTTCACCCCACCGACCGCAACCGAGGAAGGATCACGCTGA
- a CDS encoding protein-tyrosine phosphatase family protein, producing the protein MDAWTDEPGVVVLPDGRRIRGVGVRRPRGDVPAPDFAVYLLGRDPAPGPWPHRWVRWRDFRLPDSTDDATTALREAWERAGEERVEIGCGGGIGRTGTALALLATMSGVAPEDAVAWVRSHYHRRAVETGRQRRWVEQTATLLQTERE; encoded by the coding sequence GTGGACGCATGGACTGACGAGCCGGGTGTGGTGGTGTTGCCCGACGGGCGACGCATCCGCGGCGTCGGCGTGCGCCGGCCGCGCGGCGATGTGCCTGCCCCCGATTTCGCGGTCTATCTACTTGGCCGTGACCCAGCGCCTGGTCCTTGGCCTCATCGCTGGGTGCGGTGGCGAGACTTCCGGCTACCGGACTCGACCGACGACGCGACGACGGCGCTGCGTGAGGCGTGGGAACGTGCCGGTGAGGAGCGAGTCGAGATCGGGTGTGGCGGCGGCATCGGGCGGACCGGGACGGCTTTGGCGCTGCTGGCAACGATGAGCGGTGTCGCGCCAGAAGACGCGGTGGCGTGGGTCCGTTCCCACTATCACCGGCGAGCTGTCGAGACGGGCAGGCAACGACGCTGGGTAGAGCAGACCGCGACCTTGCTTCAGACGGAGCGGGAGTGA
- a CDS encoding helix-turn-helix domain-containing protein — protein sequence MSRLQGRRWAVITSVAGTVFIAAGAFWLSFTALADLALRSGIGAGQAWAWPLIVDGVIVVSTVAVVALAGEKAAWYPWTLLIGGAAVSVTANSLHAVVAADADVPGSLAAAVAAVPPVVLLAITHLTVVLTRAAARATDLPAAAPIPAVSSQSEAEPPDLPDPEPGAAEAVEDGGPDRRALAAELREQEWSNKAIARHLGVHPSTVGRWLPRPEHAGTARTHHTDEADPSGSEPAMEGAAP from the coding sequence ATGAGCAGGCTTCAGGGGCGGCGCTGGGCCGTCATCACCTCGGTTGCCGGGACGGTGTTCATCGCGGCCGGCGCGTTCTGGTTGTCCTTCACCGCATTGGCTGACCTCGCCCTCCGCTCCGGGATCGGGGCCGGCCAGGCGTGGGCATGGCCGCTGATCGTCGATGGCGTAATCGTGGTGTCTACCGTTGCCGTGGTCGCACTCGCCGGCGAGAAGGCCGCCTGGTATCCGTGGACATTGCTGATCGGCGGCGCGGCAGTGTCGGTGACCGCGAACTCCCTGCATGCCGTCGTCGCCGCCGACGCCGATGTACCCGGCTCGCTGGCCGCTGCGGTGGCCGCGGTGCCGCCGGTGGTGCTGCTGGCGATCACGCACCTCACCGTTGTTCTGACCCGCGCCGCCGCCCGAGCCACCGATCTGCCGGCGGCTGCGCCGATCCCGGCCGTGTCGTCACAGAGCGAGGCGGAACCGCCCGACCTGCCCGATCCCGAGCCCGGCGCGGCTGAGGCGGTTGAGGACGGCGGCCCGGATCGTCGGGCGCTGGCGGCCGAGCTGCGTGAGCAGGAGTGGTCGAACAAGGCCATCGCGCGGCACCTGGGCGTGCATCCCTCGACGGTCGGCCGGTGGCTGCCCCGTCCCGAGCACGCCGGTACGGCTCGTACTCACCACACCGATGAGGCGGACCCGTCCGGGTCCGAGCCCGCGATGGAAGGAGCCGCACCATGA
- a CDS encoding helix-turn-helix transcriptional regulator, producing MTKTVAYHWHLRKIMNEHGMNATTELVPLLADRGVVMTSTQVYRIVTGEPERLNMRLLAALCDILDVTPNDLIEPYVATSSRRGRKTGTTGTSTQSKPSRNRPTRAVIKPAGD from the coding sequence ATGACGAAGACCGTCGCCTACCACTGGCACCTGCGCAAGATCATGAACGAGCACGGCATGAACGCCACCACCGAACTGGTGCCGCTGCTGGCCGACCGGGGCGTGGTGATGACCTCGACCCAGGTCTACCGGATCGTCACCGGCGAGCCGGAGCGGTTGAACATGCGGCTGCTCGCCGCGCTCTGCGACATCCTCGACGTCACCCCCAACGACCTGATCGAGCCCTACGTCGCCACCAGCTCGCGGCGCGGACGCAAGACCGGCACCACCGGCACCAGCACGCAGTCCAAGCCCAGCCGGAACCGTCCAACTCGCGCAGTCATCAAGCCTGCTGGGGACTGA
- a CDS encoding ParB N-terminal domain-containing protein, with product MNTRAGHIELERAVESITVGHRHRTDLGDLDALVASIERDGLLQPPTITPDGTLVCGARRLAAIKKLGQRRVSVWVRSGISDRLGHLLAEQDDNQLHKPLTPIEAAGLYREIKELMAEDAARRKAATQFRDGHEPGKHGPADSAGPPVPGQHGDARAQAARMVTGSSSYTRLEQIGFLQRLAEDPAMPAQMRALARDGLMEIEAGAPVNPIFQRLRDAHAEDATERDRQLHELADQALARVHAAKAGKAAKPAARSRRPVDADERPARFSVRAFVLTWGDMDAWWTHYDVDELAAKLTDEQIEAFFAAVAGTTEFAARLRTARTEAQQDRPLLRAL from the coding sequence ATGAACACCCGCGCCGGTCACATCGAGCTGGAGCGGGCGGTGGAGTCCATCACCGTCGGTCACCGGCATCGCACCGACCTGGGCGACCTCGACGCGCTGGTCGCGTCGATCGAGCGGGACGGTCTGTTGCAGCCGCCGACGATCACCCCGGACGGGACGCTGGTGTGCGGGGCACGCCGGCTCGCGGCGATCAAGAAGCTCGGCCAGCGGCGGGTCAGCGTGTGGGTGCGCTCGGGCATCTCCGACCGGCTCGGGCATCTGCTGGCCGAACAGGACGACAACCAGCTTCACAAGCCGCTGACACCGATCGAGGCCGCCGGCCTGTACCGGGAGATCAAGGAACTCATGGCCGAGGACGCCGCCCGGAGGAAGGCTGCCACCCAGTTCCGAGACGGTCACGAGCCCGGAAAGCATGGTCCCGCCGATTCGGCGGGACCACCCGTCCCCGGTCAGCACGGGGACGCCCGCGCGCAGGCGGCACGCATGGTCACCGGCTCGTCCTCCTACACCAGACTGGAGCAGATCGGATTCCTGCAACGCCTGGCAGAAGACCCCGCCATGCCGGCGCAGATGCGCGCCCTGGCGCGCGATGGGCTGATGGAGATCGAGGCCGGAGCGCCGGTCAACCCGATCTTCCAACGCCTCCGCGACGCGCATGCCGAGGATGCGACCGAGCGGGATCGCCAACTGCACGAGCTGGCCGACCAAGCACTCGCTCGCGTCCACGCCGCGAAGGCCGGCAAGGCCGCGAAGCCGGCCGCACGGTCTCGCCGTCCGGTCGACGCGGATGAGCGGCCGGCGCGGTTCTCGGTGCGCGCGTTCGTGCTGACCTGGGGTGACATGGACGCGTGGTGGACCCACTACGACGTGGACGAGCTGGCCGCCAAACTCACCGACGAGCAGATCGAGGCGTTTTTCGCCGCCGTCGCGGGCACCACCGAGTTCGCCGCACGGCTCCGCACCGCCCGCACCGAGGCACAACAGGACCGGCCGTTACTGCGCGCCCTCTGA
- a CDS encoding conjugal transfer protein TrbL — MSVCDVPIISTVCDVAGEAAATVVAAPFDWLAQAMGGAAGWLIEAMWAVFDTTTLVDVTADGFTAVYNLIFGIGVFLVLIFFCLQLITGLIKRDPTALSRAALGAAKSVLGAFVVVTLTALALEIVDQLCIGIIQASGETTETMGDKIILLAAGLAGINIAAPGVGAIVTIFLAGLMIAAVFIVWFSLLIRKALLLVGVVLAPIAFAGASWDATRGWIGKWAAFVIALIVSKLVLVVIFLLAITQIATPIEADIAAVTEPITGIVLMGIAAFAPYMVYRFVSFIGFDLYQQMGTEQEAKNALNRPLPIPSKPQGSSEPKKVLDDPKGGGSSGGRPGGSGGTPPPKTPAPAAGGGAGGAGAGASAGESAGAGAGTSAGAGAAAGPAAAVVVGAQVVKGAAEAGPKAGQAVAGQAETAASGAEGHGGSTAPSKTPPPPSTPQPRTPAPPKSDPPQTAKE, encoded by the coding sequence ATGAGCGTCTGCGATGTGCCAATCATCTCGACCGTCTGCGATGTCGCCGGCGAAGCCGCCGCAACCGTCGTAGCGGCCCCGTTCGACTGGCTCGCCCAGGCGATGGGCGGCGCGGCCGGCTGGCTGATCGAGGCGATGTGGGCCGTGTTCGACACAACCACCCTGGTCGACGTGACCGCCGATGGATTCACGGCGGTCTACAACCTGATCTTCGGGATCGGGGTCTTCCTCGTCCTGATCTTCTTCTGCCTGCAACTCATCACCGGACTCATCAAGCGCGACCCGACCGCCCTGTCTCGTGCCGCGCTCGGAGCCGCGAAGTCGGTGCTCGGCGCGTTCGTCGTGGTCACGCTGACCGCGCTCGCGCTGGAAATCGTAGACCAGCTCTGCATCGGCATCATCCAGGCATCCGGGGAGACCACCGAGACGATGGGCGACAAGATCATCCTGCTCGCCGCCGGACTCGCGGGCATCAACATCGCCGCGCCTGGTGTCGGGGCGATCGTCACCATCTTCCTGGCCGGACTGATGATCGCCGCCGTCTTCATCGTCTGGTTCTCACTGTTGATCCGCAAAGCTCTGCTGCTGGTCGGCGTCGTGCTGGCGCCGATCGCGTTCGCCGGCGCGTCCTGGGACGCCACCCGCGGCTGGATCGGCAAGTGGGCGGCGTTCGTGATCGCGCTGATCGTCTCCAAGCTGGTGCTGGTCGTCATCTTCTTGCTGGCGATCACCCAGATCGCCACCCCGATCGAGGCGGACATCGCCGCCGTGACCGAGCCGATCACCGGCATCGTCCTGATGGGCATCGCCGCGTTCGCGCCCTACATGGTCTACCGCTTCGTGTCGTTCATCGGCTTCGACCTCTACCAGCAGATGGGAACCGAGCAGGAGGCGAAGAACGCGCTCAACCGTCCGCTCCCGATCCCATCCAAGCCCCAGGGGAGCAGCGAGCCCAAGAAGGTGCTCGATGACCCCAAGGGCGGCGGCAGTTCCGGGGGCAGGCCCGGCGGATCGGGCGGAACACCACCGCCCAAGACGCCTGCACCCGCCGCCGGTGGCGGTGCTGGCGGAGCAGGGGCAGGAGCGAGTGCCGGGGAAAGCGCGGGCGCTGGGGCCGGCACGAGTGCGGGCGCGGGCGCGGCAGCGGGACCTGCCGCAGCCGTCGTCGTCGGCGCGCAGGTCGTCAAGGGCGCCGCCGAAGCCGGACCGAAGGCAGGCCAGGCCGTCGCTGGTCAAGCCGAGACCGCCGCGAGCGGCGCCGAGGGCCACGGCGGCAGCACCGCGCCATCGAAGACGCCGCCACCGCCATCGACTCCGCAGCCGCGGACCCCCGCACCCCCCAAGTCCGACCCGCCGCAGACCGCGAAGGAGTGA
- a CDS encoding AraC family transcriptional regulator, protein MVRTATISRARVPVAYDCVKVIIVRDGSAILFSEFGEQPVGPGDVILLGANTLCGSEPEGHITVTTIYADTDYVIDQVFWQHVGSLCHRLDAQDFAATMYTEPAQVLRLGEDRTQRMMPWLDELAALSIEGRPAKNFYRMQALWFSLVDVIAPFVKTSQVRVSPTQRATRWPSAPRHRRFAPLRAEVRRAADLLRAEPQRRWSTAELAGEVHLSKSQLGRLFVEAFGKSPIAYLTMLRTERMAALLRESDAPIALIAREVGWSDSDFATRQFRRSVGLTPAGYRALRNGEGSAINRRKRASAPAITAASARATPEDTLAPVVR, encoded by the coding sequence ATGGTTCGTACCGCAACCATCTCCCGTGCCCGGGTGCCGGTCGCGTACGACTGCGTGAAGGTGATCATCGTTCGCGATGGCTCTGCGATCCTCTTCAGCGAGTTTGGTGAACAGCCCGTTGGGCCCGGCGACGTGATCCTGCTGGGCGCGAACACTCTGTGTGGCAGCGAGCCCGAGGGTCACATCACGGTAACGACGATCTACGCAGACACGGACTATGTGATCGACCAGGTGTTCTGGCAGCATGTTGGCAGCTTGTGCCACCGTCTCGACGCCCAGGACTTCGCAGCGACGATGTACACCGAACCTGCGCAGGTGCTCCGTCTCGGCGAGGATCGCACCCAGAGGATGATGCCCTGGCTCGATGAGTTGGCGGCATTAAGCATCGAAGGACGTCCCGCGAAGAACTTCTACCGGATGCAGGCTCTTTGGTTCAGCCTGGTCGATGTGATCGCGCCCTTCGTCAAGACTTCGCAGGTGCGAGTGTCGCCGACGCAGCGCGCTACAAGGTGGCCGTCCGCGCCACGACATCGCCGATTCGCGCCATTGCGAGCGGAAGTTCGCAGGGCAGCGGATCTCCTGCGTGCTGAGCCGCAGCGGCGATGGTCTACGGCTGAGCTCGCTGGCGAGGTACATCTCTCAAAGTCGCAGCTCGGCCGCCTGTTCGTGGAGGCGTTCGGGAAGTCTCCTATCGCCTATCTCACGATGCTTCGCACCGAGCGGATGGCCGCGCTTCTGCGCGAATCCGATGCGCCGATCGCTCTGATTGCTCGCGAGGTGGGTTGGAGCGATTCAGATTTCGCTACGCGCCAGTTCCGCCGTAGCGTCGGGCTGACTCCCGCCGGTTATCGGGCTTTGAGAAACGGAGAAGGTTCCGCAATCAACCGGCGGAAACGCGCATCTGCCCCGGCGATAACCGCAGCATCAGCTCGTGCGACACCCGAGGACACCCTCGCTCCGGTAGTCCGGTAG